The proteins below come from a single Rhodococcus sp. WMMA185 genomic window:
- a CDS encoding putative T7SS-secreted protein has translation MTQPSPSNPLSVWGNGTIASPTYPCLGFDPAPGNPVVVGRLSSELGEVATKLEAAKDALRGTGHSYGIWRGAAAEAFRSQVGELPAELDTAGEAMRKASRVLGDWSDDLSAFQRNGRELEDLARAAKRNLDNAQNDPGLLEENRTYTDSAQLAAAQSRLDAALDRLRRAQSELDAIIERAEALARRHRELVELAARALNDASRDAPEEGFFERLGKALDAIVDGIEDLAADIWKYIQDNADAINEISNFLSTASTVLGAAAFITSGIPFVGGPLATLSLGLGAAALAGHALAKAAGADVTWTTLALDVVGVATGGAGKFLDAGATGAKAAAEAARSAGDMAEASTFAAQATKLDKLSVQLSGASQVPLLGGSTVVQTFGIEDGVTNIFEDVDKYLIPDSPPTEMVETMTGLVIDSMIYVAGDKL, from the coding sequence ATGACTCAACCATCGCCGTCGAATCCTCTGTCTGTGTGGGGCAACGGCACGATCGCCTCTCCCACGTACCCATGTCTGGGATTCGATCCGGCACCCGGCAACCCCGTCGTGGTCGGGCGTCTGTCATCCGAACTCGGCGAAGTGGCGACCAAACTCGAGGCTGCGAAGGACGCACTTCGCGGGACCGGCCATTCTTACGGCATCTGGCGAGGCGCGGCTGCCGAAGCATTTCGGAGTCAAGTCGGCGAGCTACCCGCCGAGCTCGACACCGCGGGTGAGGCAATGCGCAAGGCGAGCCGGGTGCTCGGGGATTGGAGCGACGACCTTTCCGCGTTCCAAAGGAACGGCCGAGAACTCGAAGACCTCGCCCGTGCGGCAAAGCGGAACCTGGACAACGCCCAAAACGACCCCGGCTTGCTCGAAGAGAATCGAACCTATACCGATTCGGCGCAACTCGCGGCGGCACAGTCTCGCCTCGACGCCGCACTTGACCGGCTCCGGCGTGCGCAAAGCGAACTCGACGCAATCATCGAGCGGGCCGAAGCACTGGCCCGGCGCCATCGCGAACTCGTCGAACTCGCCGCACGCGCCCTCAACGACGCCAGCCGCGACGCACCCGAAGAGGGCTTCTTCGAACGTCTCGGCAAAGCCCTCGACGCCATCGTCGATGGCATCGAAGACCTCGCGGCCGACATCTGGAAGTACATCCAAGACAACGCCGATGCGATCAACGAAATCTCGAACTTCCTATCCACCGCTAGTACGGTCCTCGGGGCTGCGGCCTTCATCACCTCAGGGATTCCGTTCGTAGGCGGTCCGCTGGCGACTCTCTCCTTGGGTCTGGGCGCTGCCGCACTCGCCGGTCACGCCCTCGCTAAGGCCGCCGGCGCCGACGTGACGTGGACCACCCTCGCCCTGGACGTCGTCGGCGTCGCGACGGGCGGGGCCGGCAAGTTCCTCGACGCTGGAGCCACAGGCGCGAAAGCCGCGGCTGAGGCTGCCAGGAGCGCAGGGGACATGGCGGAAGCGTCCACCTTCGCTGCACAGGCCACGAAATTGGATAAGTTGAGCGTCCAACTCTCAGGGGCTAGCCAAGTTCCTCTTCTGGGCGGTTCCACAGTGGTGCAGACGTTCGGCATCGAGGACGGTGTGACAAACATTTTTGAGGATGTCGACAAGTACCTCATACCCGATAGCCCTCCCACCGAGATGGTCGAA
- a CDS encoding iron-siderophore ABC transporter substrate-binding protein — protein MPLATVSTARRAFTGLVAVTAVVLAGCSQPSDDASTIIRTTTNIAGAGVVGIDRDTTAACATPTPVDAALDSSGTHQVVHTAGESEVPSDPQRIVVLDTAALDAVCSLGLWERVVGAAVGDGDSSQPNYLGTGIANIPSIGPADNPNVDLVAQATPDLILGSSPSGDDAYAEFSAVAPTVYVGSDPVFWKTQFLLAGNALGRADAASAQLEQYQQDAAQLGVDIDSSQTQASVVRFDTDNLYIQGPASFAGQVLADAGVRRPAYQNLEGSATATVPSDDLDKAEGDLIYVILDDQSKAHAEDVMDGQDWENLGAAEDGRVFAVDDAIWTGNGLVAAHAVLTDLRDTLNAYVG, from the coding sequence TTGCCCCTCGCCACAGTTTCGACGGCTCGACGCGCCTTCACCGGTCTCGTCGCCGTCACCGCCGTCGTGCTCGCCGGTTGTTCCCAGCCGTCCGACGACGCGAGCACGATCATCCGGACGACCACGAACATCGCAGGCGCCGGGGTGGTGGGAATCGATCGGGATACCACCGCCGCCTGCGCGACACCGACGCCGGTGGACGCCGCGCTCGACTCGAGCGGCACGCACCAAGTAGTGCACACCGCCGGTGAGAGTGAGGTGCCGTCCGATCCCCAACGCATCGTGGTGCTCGATACCGCAGCCCTGGACGCTGTGTGCTCGCTCGGGCTGTGGGAGCGTGTCGTCGGGGCCGCGGTCGGCGACGGGGACTCATCGCAACCCAACTATCTGGGCACCGGCATTGCGAACATTCCGAGCATCGGCCCGGCCGACAACCCGAACGTCGACCTGGTCGCGCAGGCAACCCCGGATCTGATTCTCGGATCGAGCCCTTCCGGGGACGACGCCTACGCCGAGTTCAGCGCAGTGGCACCGACCGTCTACGTCGGGTCGGATCCCGTGTTCTGGAAGACACAGTTCCTTCTAGCCGGCAACGCTCTCGGACGCGCCGACGCCGCCAGCGCGCAGCTCGAGCAATATCAGCAGGACGCGGCCCAACTCGGAGTCGATATCGACTCGTCCCAGACGCAAGCGTCGGTCGTGCGATTCGATACCGACAACCTCTACATCCAGGGCCCTGCGAGCTTCGCGGGTCAAGTACTCGCCGACGCGGGCGTGCGCCGACCGGCGTACCAAAATCTGGAGGGGTCGGCCACCGCTACCGTTCCCAGCGACGACCTCGACAAGGCGGAGGGCGATCTCATCTATGTCATCCTCGACGACCAAAGCAAGGCTCACGCCGAGGACGTCATGGACGGACAGGACTGGGAAAACCTCGGGGCAGCCGAAGACGGCCGAGTCTTCGCCGTCGATGACGCCATCTGGACCGGCAACGGACTCGTCGCGGCGCACGCAGTTCTCACCGACTTGAGGGACACGCTCAACGCATACGTCGGCTAG
- the ctaD gene encoding aa3-type cytochrome oxidase subunit I — MTAVAPQPVPEIAAARPYPPRQGPKGSYIYKMITTTDPKVLGIMYMATSIAFFLIGGVMALLMRAELAVPGMQFLSNEQYNQLFTMHGTIMLLMYATPIVFGFANYILPLQIGAPDVAFPRLNAFSYWLYLFGAIIATAGFITPGGAADFGWTAYTPLTSALHSPGVGADLWILGLGVAGLGTILGGVNMITTVICLRAPGMTMFRMPIFTWNIFITSILILLAFPLLTAAFFGLWADRHLGAHIFDPATGGVLLWQHLFWFFGHPEVYIIALPFFGIVSEIFPVFSRKPVFGYTGLVYATLAIAALSIAVWAHHMYATGAILLPYFSFMTFLIAVPTGVKIFNWIGTMWKGQLTFESPMLFSVGFLVTFLFGGLSGVILASPPLDFHLTDTYFVVAHFHYVVFGTVVFATYAGIYFWFPKMTGRMMDERLAKWHFWTTFIGFHGTFLVQHWLGNEGMPRRYADYLPSDGFTFLNSLSTVFAFVLGASTLPFIWNVFKSYRYGQVVTVDDPWGYGNSLEWATSCPPPRHNFTELPRIRSERPAFELHYPHMIERMKAEAHVGPGHGGKQASTVLEKERTESLTTGDEEGRGTDSGR, encoded by the coding sequence GTGACTGCCGTAGCGCCCCAGCCAGTCCCCGAGATAGCTGCAGCCAGGCCTTACCCGCCGCGGCAGGGACCCAAGGGCTCGTATATCTACAAGATGATTACGACCACCGACCCAAAGGTGCTCGGAATCATGTACATGGCGACCTCGATCGCCTTCTTCCTCATCGGCGGGGTCATGGCCCTGCTGATGCGCGCCGAGCTCGCTGTGCCAGGCATGCAGTTCTTGTCGAACGAACAGTACAACCAGCTGTTCACCATGCACGGCACAATCATGCTGCTGATGTACGCGACGCCGATCGTGTTCGGATTCGCCAACTACATCCTGCCTCTGCAGATCGGTGCCCCCGACGTCGCGTTTCCGCGACTCAACGCGTTCAGCTACTGGTTGTACCTGTTCGGTGCGATCATCGCGACCGCTGGATTCATCACCCCAGGTGGCGCGGCCGACTTCGGCTGGACCGCATACACACCCCTGACGAGCGCGCTGCACTCTCCGGGCGTGGGCGCCGACCTGTGGATCCTGGGCCTCGGCGTCGCCGGCCTCGGCACCATCCTCGGTGGTGTCAACATGATCACCACGGTCATCTGCTTGCGTGCCCCCGGTATGACGATGTTCCGGATGCCGATCTTCACGTGGAACATCTTCATCACCAGCATCCTGATTCTGCTGGCGTTCCCGCTGCTGACCGCCGCTTTCTTCGGTCTGTGGGCCGACCGGCATCTCGGTGCCCACATCTTCGACCCGGCCACTGGCGGCGTGCTGCTGTGGCAGCACCTGTTCTGGTTCTTCGGCCACCCAGAGGTGTACATCATCGCCTTGCCGTTCTTCGGCATCGTCTCGGAGATCTTCCCGGTCTTCAGCCGTAAGCCCGTGTTCGGATACACCGGCCTGGTCTACGCAACCCTCGCCATTGCGGCGCTGTCGATCGCGGTGTGGGCACACCACATGTACGCCACCGGCGCCATCTTGCTGCCGTACTTCTCGTTCATGACGTTCCTGATTGCCGTGCCGACGGGTGTGAAGATCTTCAACTGGATCGGCACCATGTGGAAAGGCCAGTTGACGTTCGAATCGCCGATGCTGTTCTCGGTCGGCTTCCTGGTCACCTTCCTCTTCGGTGGTCTGTCCGGTGTCATCTTGGCGAGCCCGCCGCTCGACTTCCACCTCACCGACACCTACTTCGTTGTCGCTCACTTCCACTACGTGGTCTTCGGCACCGTCGTGTTCGCTACCTATGCGGGCATCTACTTCTGGTTCCCGAAGATGACTGGCCGCATGATGGACGAGCGTCTGGCCAAGTGGCACTTCTGGACGACCTTCATCGGTTTCCACGGCACGTTCCTCGTTCAGCACTGGCTGGGCAATGAAGGTATGCCGCGCCGCTACGCCGACTACCTGCCCTCCGACGGCTTCACGTTCCTGAACTCGCTCTCGACCGTGTTTGCGTTCGTCCTCGGCGCCTCCACGCTGCCGTTCATCTGGAACGTCTTCAAGAGCTACCGGTACGGCCAGGTGGTGACCGTTGACGACCCGTGGGGCTACGGCAATTCCCTCGAGTGGGCCACCAGTTGCCCGCCGCCGCGCCACAACTTCACCGAGCTGCCGCGTATCCGCTCCGAGCGCCCGGCGTTCGAACTGCACTACCCGCACATGATCGAGCGGATGAAGGCAGAAGCGCACGTCGGCCCGGGTCACGGTGGTAAGCAGGCCAGCACCGTGCTCGAGAAGGAGCGCACCGAGTCGCTGACTACCGGCGACGAAGAGGGGCGCGGAACCGACTCCGGCCGCTGA
- the serB gene encoding phosphoserine phosphatase SerB, with the protein MGAVDTTVLVTVTGPDRPGVTSVLFAALSRHNVSLLDVEQVVIRGRLTLGVLVACPEDGEALHEELEEAMATVGMTVDVEIGANPGRRPLSSHAVVVLGSPVSARAMRTVAREMAALGVNIDSIRGVADYPVTGLELLVTAPDSAEADKSLRTVLAEVAARENVDIAVERGGLARRAKRLIVFDVDSTLVQGEVIEMLAACAGVEDEVRAVTDAAMRGEIDFAESLHQRVATLAGLDASVVDEVADGLELMPGARTTIRTLRRLGFRCGVVSGGFRQVIEGLAHELELDFVQANTLEIVDGKLTGRVVGDVVDRAAKATALRDFASQVGVPMDQTVAVGDGANDIDMLNAAGLGIAFNAKPALREVADTALSHPFLDAVLFILGVTRNEVEAADAVDGLVRRVPLS; encoded by the coding sequence GTGGGTGCAGTCGACACCACTGTTCTGGTGACGGTGACCGGGCCCGACCGGCCCGGCGTCACCTCGGTACTCTTTGCGGCGCTGTCCCGCCATAACGTGAGCCTCCTCGACGTGGAGCAAGTGGTGATACGGGGCCGTCTCACCCTCGGAGTCCTGGTGGCCTGCCCCGAGGACGGGGAGGCCCTACACGAGGAACTCGAAGAGGCGATGGCCACCGTCGGGATGACAGTCGACGTAGAGATCGGGGCGAATCCGGGCCGGCGGCCGCTGTCCAGCCACGCAGTGGTCGTCCTGGGCAGTCCGGTGTCCGCTCGTGCGATGCGCACGGTGGCACGTGAGATGGCCGCACTCGGCGTCAACATCGACTCCATCCGCGGTGTCGCCGACTACCCGGTGACCGGTCTCGAACTCCTCGTCACTGCTCCCGACTCGGCTGAGGCCGACAAGAGCCTGCGAACCGTGTTGGCCGAGGTGGCCGCTCGCGAGAACGTCGATATCGCTGTCGAGCGCGGGGGACTGGCTCGTCGGGCCAAGCGGCTCATTGTGTTCGACGTCGATTCCACCCTGGTCCAGGGCGAGGTCATCGAGATGCTCGCCGCCTGCGCGGGTGTGGAGGACGAGGTCCGTGCGGTAACGGACGCGGCGATGCGGGGTGAGATCGACTTCGCCGAATCATTGCACCAGCGGGTCGCCACACTTGCGGGCCTGGACGCCTCCGTCGTCGATGAGGTTGCCGATGGCCTCGAGCTGATGCCGGGGGCACGGACCACTATCCGCACGCTGCGCAGGCTGGGCTTTCGGTGCGGTGTGGTGTCGGGTGGCTTCCGGCAGGTCATCGAGGGCTTGGCCCACGAACTCGAACTCGACTTCGTGCAGGCCAACACGCTCGAGATCGTGGACGGCAAGCTCACCGGACGGGTAGTCGGTGACGTAGTCGACCGAGCCGCGAAGGCCACGGCGCTGCGTGACTTCGCGAGCCAGGTCGGAGTTCCGATGGATCAGACTGTGGCGGTAGGTGACGGTGCCAACGACATCGACATGCTGAACGCCGCAGGTCTGGGAATCGCGTTCAACGCGAAGCCTGCGCTGCGGGAGGTTGCGGACACTGCGCTATCGCATCCCTTCCTCGACGCAGTGCTGTTCATACTCGGTGTCACTCGCAATGAGGTCGAGGCTGCGGATGCGGTGGACGGTCTGGTCAGGCGAGTTCCGCTGTCATGA
- a CDS encoding aminoacyl-tRNA hydrolase: MTESRCDAFPDGSGVDGQWEARHAVLAAGYGGRPDPNDPARILSMPIVLHIPKAEPPPRSALLEAAAAAVAALCLDPRVGVDEEGVPGPWHEDFLAWVSSRMRKVSRRARGAGWRAAQEVDGITVDSGGAQARVLVPGQVGALDPRIKKLQVEGTDFDHDDPGEIPDGVPVLWTNSALDMTVGKAAAQVGHASMLLLGAMSTERARRWATDGYRCAVRDADPRSWQALMLEVAQGRAIAVRDAGFTEVAPGSMTVIACP, encoded by the coding sequence ATGACCGAATCGCGTTGCGATGCGTTCCCCGATGGGTCCGGTGTGGACGGCCAGTGGGAGGCCCGTCACGCTGTTCTCGCGGCCGGATACGGCGGCAGGCCCGACCCGAATGATCCGGCGCGGATTCTCTCGATGCCGATCGTGCTGCACATTCCCAAGGCCGAGCCCCCGCCCCGTAGTGCGCTTCTCGAGGCCGCCGCCGCCGCGGTGGCGGCGCTGTGTCTCGATCCCCGTGTCGGAGTGGACGAGGAAGGTGTGCCCGGACCTTGGCACGAGGACTTCCTTGCCTGGGTCAGCTCACGCATGCGCAAGGTGTCCCGGAGGGCTCGCGGAGCGGGGTGGCGGGCCGCGCAGGAAGTGGACGGGATCACCGTCGACAGTGGCGGTGCGCAGGCACGCGTCCTGGTGCCCGGTCAGGTCGGCGCACTCGATCCCCGCATAAAGAAGCTGCAGGTCGAGGGCACCGACTTCGATCACGATGATCCCGGGGAGATTCCGGACGGTGTTCCGGTGCTGTGGACCAACTCCGCTCTCGATATGACGGTGGGAAAGGCGGCCGCGCAGGTCGGTCACGCTTCGATGCTGCTCTTGGGCGCAATGAGCACCGAACGGGCACGCAGGTGGGCGACCGACGGATATCGATGTGCCGTGCGTGACGCGGACCCCCGATCCTGGCAGGCTCTGATGCTGGAGGTTGCGCAGGGTAGGGCGATCGCTGTCCGCGACGCGGGCTTCACCGAGGTGGCTCCCGGTTCGATGACCGTCATCGCCTGCCCCTGA
- the glgX gene encoding glycogen debranching protein GlgX: MPSHTDSHAREDPPAPPSLRLPGSPFRLGAQVTDEGTRFAVHAPDAELVQVCLISRAGEETRIDLTERTYGIWHGVVAGVGAEQEYGYRAHGPWDPTNGFRFNPAKLLIDPWARRMTGKLGDHEALVSHTGDPFGDPSRRDSLGHTPLSVVTAETTPTSGPRIERPWEETVVYELHVGSFTARHPDVPSRYRGTYLGLAEPAVIGHLVRLGVTAVELLPVQAYLTEATVRLRGMRNHWGYSTAGFFAPHPGYAVEPGAEIAEFRFMVDALHAAGIEVILDVVYNHTCEQDVGGISVSWRGLDAPGYYLLDTAGRDIDLTGCGNTIDAYSPIAVRMIGDSLRYWAQDMGVDGFRFDLASALGRPGGGDFDPRAPVFSSITQDPVLSRCKLIAEPWDATPHGYHVGDFEAQWSEWNDQYRNTVRRFWNGDTGVRDLASRIAGSEDLFAARRPWASINFVTAHDGFTAADLVSYSRKHNEANGDGDRDGADHNDSVNHGVEGPTKDPAIIAARSRHVRALLATLTLSTGTPMLTSGDEFGHTLGGNNNAYCVPEHTASGDAWPLDWDTRDETLTAFVSRALFLRRAAPALRQPEFFSGRHTPTGRPDLVWFGADGREMDDHGWHDESRRTLQAWIDGSDCRSHTEDGSALTDDSRLLVFHSGGPAHVTLGCPEWFYGLLLTEFDSTSPDGAPTPGGPISGDSTIALSGPTLLVFRAVG, encoded by the coding sequence GTGCCGTCTCACACCGATTCGCACGCCCGCGAGGACCCACCGGCCCCGCCGAGCCTGCGACTGCCCGGATCTCCGTTTCGCCTGGGAGCACAGGTGACCGATGAAGGTACGCGGTTCGCGGTCCACGCTCCGGATGCAGAACTGGTACAGGTGTGCCTGATTTCTCGAGCCGGAGAAGAGACCCGCATCGATCTGACGGAACGCACCTACGGCATCTGGCACGGTGTCGTCGCGGGCGTAGGCGCGGAGCAGGAGTACGGCTATCGGGCACACGGACCCTGGGATCCTACGAACGGTTTCCGATTCAATCCGGCGAAATTGCTGATCGATCCCTGGGCGAGGCGGATGACCGGCAAACTGGGCGACCACGAAGCTCTGGTCTCCCACACAGGCGACCCGTTCGGTGACCCCTCCCGCCGCGACAGCCTCGGGCACACGCCGCTGTCGGTGGTGACCGCCGAGACCACCCCGACATCCGGACCGCGGATCGAAAGACCGTGGGAGGAAACCGTTGTCTACGAACTACACGTGGGATCGTTCACTGCCCGTCACCCCGACGTGCCGTCCCGATACCGCGGCACATATCTCGGTCTCGCCGAGCCCGCCGTCATCGGTCATCTTGTCCGGCTCGGCGTGACCGCGGTCGAACTGCTGCCCGTCCAGGCGTACCTCACCGAGGCGACCGTGCGCTTACGCGGTATGCGCAACCATTGGGGTTATTCCACTGCTGGTTTCTTCGCCCCGCACCCCGGCTATGCGGTGGAACCGGGTGCAGAGATTGCGGAGTTCCGCTTCATGGTCGACGCACTACACGCCGCCGGAATCGAGGTAATTCTCGATGTCGTCTACAACCACACCTGTGAGCAGGACGTCGGTGGCATCAGTGTCAGCTGGCGCGGACTCGACGCCCCCGGCTACTACCTCCTCGACACCGCAGGGCGCGACATCGACCTCACCGGCTGCGGGAATACCATCGACGCGTACTCCCCGATCGCCGTCCGGATGATCGGAGACAGTTTGCGCTACTGGGCTCAGGACATGGGTGTCGACGGCTTCCGCTTCGATCTCGCCTCCGCCCTGGGGCGACCCGGTGGAGGGGACTTCGATCCTCGCGCCCCGGTCTTCTCCTCGATCACCCAGGATCCTGTCCTTTCGCGCTGCAAGTTGATTGCCGAACCGTGGGACGCCACTCCCCACGGCTACCACGTCGGTGACTTCGAAGCTCAGTGGTCCGAGTGGAACGATCAGTACCGCAATACCGTTCGCCGGTTTTGGAACGGCGACACCGGTGTGCGCGACCTCGCTTCGCGCATTGCGGGATCCGAGGATCTCTTCGCCGCACGGCGACCGTGGGCATCGATCAATTTCGTCACCGCGCACGACGGATTCACCGCCGCCGACCTCGTCTCGTACTCACGCAAACACAACGAGGCGAACGGCGACGGTGACCGGGACGGCGCCGATCACAACGACTCCGTCAACCACGGCGTGGAAGGACCGACCAAGGACCCGGCGATCATCGCCGCCCGTTCGCGGCACGTCCGAGCCCTGCTCGCCACGCTGACCCTGTCGACCGGAACCCCAATGCTCACCTCCGGCGACGAGTTCGGTCATACCCTGGGCGGAAACAACAACGCCTACTGCGTGCCGGAGCACACCGCGAGCGGGGATGCGTGGCCACTCGACTGGGACACCCGGGACGAGACTCTGACGGCGTTCGTGAGCCGCGCCCTCTTTCTCCGTCGCGCAGCCCCCGCCCTCCGTCAGCCGGAGTTCTTCTCGGGCAGACACACGCCCACCGGGCGTCCTGACCTCGTCTGGTTCGGTGCGGACGGTAGGGAGATGGATGATCACGGATGGCACGACGAGTCCCGCCGGACCCTTCAGGCGTGGATCGACGGATCCGATTGCCGCTCCCACACCGAGGACGGGTCGGCGCTCACCGACGACAGCCGGCTGCTCGTCTTCCACTCCGGCGGACCCGCCCACGTCACACTCGGGTGTCCTGAATGGTTCTACGGACTGTTGCTCACCGAGTTCGACTCGACGTCACCCGACGGCGCGCCGACTCCAGGCGGACCCATTTCGGGGGACTCGACGATCGCATTGTCCGGGCCGACGTTGCTCGTCTTCCGCGCCGTCGGGTAG
- a CDS encoding ABC transporter ATP-binding protein yields MGGVHEPDPDLLIEFEDVHLSRGGNTLVGPVTWNVELDERWVVLGPNGAGKTSLLRIAAAELHPTSGRANVLGERLGRVDISELRPRIGLSSSALANRVPGDEVVSDLVVSAGYAVLGRWRERYDAMDTGRAFEMLESLGVDHLATRTYGTLSEGERKRVLIARALMTDPELLLLDEPAAGLDLGGREELVARLTDLAADPDAPATILITHHVEEIPPGFTHALLLNEGRVVSQGLLDEVITADNLSEAFGQPMSLDKVDGRFFARRALVPAVSRA; encoded by the coding sequence ATGGGTGGCGTGCATGAACCTGATCCCGATCTCCTCATCGAATTCGAAGATGTTCATCTCAGTCGCGGCGGTAATACGCTCGTCGGCCCGGTTACCTGGAATGTGGAACTCGACGAGCGGTGGGTTGTGCTCGGACCGAACGGAGCGGGCAAGACGTCATTGCTGCGCATCGCGGCCGCCGAACTGCATCCCACCAGTGGTCGCGCCAACGTCCTCGGTGAACGACTCGGCCGCGTCGACATCAGCGAACTACGTCCGCGGATCGGACTGTCTTCGTCGGCGTTGGCCAATCGGGTACCCGGAGACGAGGTCGTGAGTGATCTCGTCGTCTCGGCCGGATATGCCGTACTCGGGCGCTGGCGTGAGCGCTACGACGCCATGGACACCGGCCGCGCGTTCGAAATGCTCGAAAGCCTCGGCGTCGACCATCTCGCCACCCGCACATACGGCACGCTCTCCGAAGGTGAGCGCAAACGTGTGTTGATCGCCCGTGCTCTGATGACCGACCCGGAATTGTTGCTGCTCGACGAACCCGCCGCCGGCCTCGACTTGGGCGGACGCGAGGAACTGGTCGCACGCCTGACGGACCTTGCAGCGGATCCGGACGCTCCGGCCACGATCCTCATCACCCACCACGTCGAGGAGATTCCGCCGGGCTTCACCCACGCGCTACTGCTCAACGAGGGACGGGTGGTCTCGCAGGGATTACTGGATGAGGTCATCACGGCCGACAACTTGAGTGAGGCGTTCGGTCAACCCATGAGCCTCGACAAGGTAGACGGCCGATTCTTTGCTCGCCGCGCTCTCGTTCCGGCAGTCAGCCGAGCCTGA
- a CDS encoding NUDIX hydrolase produces MVSNHERAPRVHPEVPAKDASTVILIRDAAAGAGTSGIEVFLLRRVQGMAFAGGMTVFPGGGVDPSDAHADFRWAGPSVEWWAQRFSTDAALAKALVCAAVRETFEECGVLLAGPSTDTVVEDTSEYTEARVRLEKRELSFSDFLDAENLVLRADLLRPWANWITPIGERRRYDTRFFVAAAPRGQVADGATSEAEEVVWQSPVDALARWRAGGSILLPPTWSQLEALGAFGSVAEVLAAEPEIPAILPTLITDEEPIRVEFPGQEGYYQAGPHPWSARETAPKAGK; encoded by the coding sequence ATGGTCTCGAATCACGAGCGAGCGCCCCGGGTGCACCCCGAGGTGCCGGCGAAGGACGCGTCCACGGTCATCTTGATCCGTGATGCCGCCGCCGGCGCCGGAACTTCCGGTATCGAGGTGTTCCTGCTGCGACGCGTCCAGGGGATGGCGTTCGCCGGTGGCATGACGGTGTTTCCGGGCGGGGGGGTCGATCCTTCGGATGCCCACGCCGACTTCCGCTGGGCAGGCCCGTCCGTCGAGTGGTGGGCGCAGCGGTTCTCTACCGATGCAGCACTTGCGAAGGCTCTCGTGTGCGCCGCGGTGCGAGAGACATTCGAGGAGTGCGGCGTCCTCCTTGCCGGACCGAGCACGGATACGGTGGTCGAGGACACGTCGGAGTACACCGAGGCGCGTGTTCGACTCGAGAAGCGCGAACTGTCGTTCAGCGACTTCCTAGATGCAGAGAACCTTGTTCTGCGCGCCGATCTCTTGCGACCCTGGGCCAACTGGATCACGCCGATCGGTGAGCGGCGGCGATACGACACCCGCTTCTTCGTTGCGGCAGCCCCGAGGGGTCAAGTCGCCGACGGTGCGACGTCCGAGGCGGAGGAAGTTGTGTGGCAGAGCCCGGTCGACGCTCTCGCGCGCTGGCGCGCGGGTGGCAGCATTTTGCTGCCGCCTACCTGGAGCCAGCTCGAGGCACTGGGCGCCTTCGGGTCGGTCGCGGAGGTGCTCGCCGCGGAACCGGAGATCCCGGCCATCCTGCCGACACTGATCACCGACGAGGAACCGATCCGGGTCGAGTTCCCGGGGCAGGAGGGCTATTACCAAGCCGGCCCACATCCCTGGTCGGCCCGCGAAACCGCGCCGAAGGCAGGCAAGTAA
- a CDS encoding enoyl-CoA hydratase/isomerase family protein, with protein sequence MAEFVTLEVSEGIGTIRLARPPMNALNRQVQQELRAAVREATVNSDVKAVIVYGGEKVFAAGADVKEMAEMDFGRMSDVIGDLQADLAAVSEIPKPTVAAITGYALGGGLEVALSADRRIAGDNAKLGVPEILLGIIPGGGGTQRLARLIGPSKAKDLVFTGRFVDAEEALAIGLIDEIVAPDDVYEAARKWASQFTKGAGRALAAAKAAIDRGLEVDLNSGLAVERQLFSSLFATRDRTIGMESFMENGPGKAQFTGE encoded by the coding sequence ATGGCTGAGTTCGTCACCCTCGAGGTATCCGAAGGCATCGGCACGATCCGGCTCGCGCGGCCCCCGATGAACGCGCTGAATCGTCAGGTTCAACAGGAGTTGCGGGCGGCAGTGCGGGAGGCGACGGTCAACTCCGACGTCAAGGCCGTCATCGTCTACGGCGGCGAGAAGGTCTTCGCCGCCGGTGCGGACGTCAAGGAGATGGCCGAGATGGATTTCGGCCGCATGAGCGACGTGATCGGGGATCTGCAGGCCGACCTTGCGGCGGTGTCCGAGATCCCGAAACCCACCGTCGCCGCCATCACCGGCTATGCCCTCGGGGGCGGTCTCGAGGTCGCACTATCGGCAGATCGGCGCATCGCGGGAGACAACGCCAAGCTCGGCGTGCCTGAGATCCTGCTCGGTATCATCCCCGGCGGCGGTGGAACTCAGCGTCTGGCACGGCTGATCGGGCCTTCGAAGGCCAAGGATCTGGTGTTCACCGGCAGGTTCGTCGACGCCGAGGAGGCCTTGGCGATCGGGTTGATCGACGAGATCGTGGCACCGGACGATGTGTACGAGGCGGCGCGCAAGTGGGCCTCGCAGTTCACCAAAGGCGCCGGTCGCGCTCTGGCTGCTGCAAAGGCCGCCATCGACCGTGGGCTCGAGGTCGACCTGAACAGCGGCTTGGCGGTCGAGCGGCAACTGTTTTCCTCGCTGTTCGCTACCAGGGACCGTACGATCGGGATGGAATCGTTCATGGAGAACGGCCCAGGTAAGGCTCAGTTCACCGGCGAGTAG